The Aeromicrobium yanjiei genome includes a region encoding these proteins:
- a CDS encoding bifunctional cytidylyltransferase/SDR family oxidoreductase, with product MTQLRNVAVILAGGTGTRVGLSIPKQLIKIAGKTIIEHTIAAFEASPLIDEIVILMTPGHLDPVRAIVQNGGYDKVSQIVEGGQTRNESTSRALEALGSEECNVLFHDAVRPLVSQTIIGDVVAALATHEAVDTAIPSADTIVQVHDTAAGGTETIEDVLQRHLLRRGQTPQAFRLSVIREAYALAWKDPDFTATDDCTVVLRYLPHVPIAVVMGHERNMKVTEPIDVYIADKLFQLQSADTPDALTDEQYRAALAGKTMVVFGGSYGIGGDIAELARGFGANVHTFSRSSTNTHVDRREDIAAAAAAVLEQTDTIDFVVNTAGVLVIEDLADTSEETIFAATEINYLAPIFIAQEFYPHLAQAAGSLLLFTSSSYTRGRGGYSLYSSAKAAVVNLTQALADEWAGEVRVNCVNPERTGTPMRTKAFGEEPEGTLLSSMDVARQSLDVLLSQQTGHIIDIRREDGPAAIGGGR from the coding sequence GTGACCCAACTGCGCAACGTGGCCGTCATCCTCGCCGGCGGGACCGGCACGAGGGTGGGCCTGTCGATCCCCAAGCAGCTCATCAAGATCGCCGGCAAGACGATCATCGAGCACACCATCGCGGCCTTCGAGGCCTCGCCCCTGATCGACGAGATCGTCATCCTCATGACCCCGGGCCACCTCGACCCGGTCCGGGCGATCGTGCAGAACGGCGGCTACGACAAGGTCAGCCAGATCGTGGAGGGCGGGCAGACGCGCAACGAGTCGACCAGCCGCGCGCTGGAGGCCCTCGGCAGCGAGGAGTGCAACGTCCTGTTCCACGACGCCGTGCGCCCCCTCGTCTCGCAGACCATCATCGGCGACGTCGTCGCGGCCCTCGCGACCCACGAGGCCGTCGACACCGCGATCCCGTCGGCCGACACGATCGTGCAGGTCCACGACACCGCCGCGGGCGGGACCGAGACGATCGAGGACGTCCTGCAGCGGCACCTGCTGCGTCGCGGCCAGACCCCCCAGGCGTTCAGGCTGTCCGTGATCCGCGAGGCGTACGCGCTGGCGTGGAAGGACCCGGACTTCACCGCGACCGACGACTGCACCGTCGTGCTCCGCTATCTGCCCCACGTCCCGATCGCCGTCGTGATGGGTCACGAGCGCAACATGAAGGTCACCGAGCCCATCGACGTCTACATCGCCGACAAGCTCTTCCAGCTGCAGTCCGCCGACACCCCGGACGCGCTCACCGACGAGCAGTACCGGGCAGCGCTCGCAGGCAAGACCATGGTCGTGTTCGGCGGGTCGTACGGCATCGGCGGCGACATCGCCGAGCTCGCCCGCGGGTTCGGCGCGAACGTCCACACGTTCTCGCGCTCCTCGACCAACACGCACGTCGACCGACGCGAGGACATCGCGGCGGCGGCGGCCGCGGTGCTCGAGCAGACCGACACGATCGACTTCGTCGTCAACACCGCAGGTGTGCTGGTGATCGAGGACCTCGCCGACACGTCCGAGGAGACGATCTTCGCTGCCACCGAGATCAACTACCTCGCCCCGATCTTCATCGCGCAGGAGTTCTACCCGCACCTGGCCCAGGCCGCGGGCTCGCTGCTGCTGTTCACGTCGTCGTCCTACACCCGGGGCCGGGGCGGCTACTCGCTCTACTCCTCGGCCAAGGCGGCGGTGGTCAACCTGACGCAGGCCCTGGCTGACGAGTGGGCGGGCGAGGTGCGCGTCAACTGCGTCAACCCCGAGCGCACCGGCACGCCCATGCGCACCAAGGCGTTCGGCGAGGAGCCCGAGGGCACGTTGCTCAGCTCGATGGACGTCGCCCGCCAGTCGCTGGACGTCCTGCTGTCGCAGCAGACCGGTCACATCATCGACATCCGCCGCGAGGACGGTCCGGCCGCCATCGGCGGCGGCCGCTAG
- a CDS encoding protealysin inhibitor emfourin gives MDELPFVITVVRTGGLAGLRREWTVEVAAPQEAEHWRPIVEACPWDHTPNDPAPDGFVYDFRVADMEAVVTERELDGPWRQLAEEVKRSTAP, from the coding sequence ATGGACGAGCTGCCGTTCGTCATCACCGTCGTGCGTACCGGCGGGCTCGCCGGGCTCCGACGCGAGTGGACGGTCGAGGTCGCCGCCCCGCAGGAGGCCGAGCACTGGCGCCCGATCGTCGAGGCCTGCCCGTGGGACCACACGCCGAACGATCCCGCGCCCGACGGATTCGTCTACGACTTCCGCGTCGCCGACATGGAGGCCGTCGTCACCGAGCGCGAGCTCGACGGTCCGTGGCGCCAGCTGGCCGAGGAGGTCAAGCGCTCGACCGCGCCGTAG
- a CDS encoding glycosyltransferase, with product MNSAAEKIAIAIVTYNRSTFLKELLASAAVMRTAPFRIVVVDNASTDDTQDVIAAAMQDFPEGVLVNHRLDTNTGGSGGFSEGTRLALELGADWVWLMDDDVEILPDAIEQFAPWMERFKVIHGRRYDFDGTPFYWQARFNEFLGVPLPYSGKQFGREGYAITNSGTFEGMLIHADVVRLIGLPDPRFFISWDDAAYAWLAAQHTDVAYVDAFVLKRKREQKQVNLGIRHLNDGSPLFRFHVIRNRAYVGKYFREYGKLNRIGFGLGTALTLAKEVFRLVVVQHTLKGLGDLARGFRANRALWRDKSWRPMDPADVPAPLSHDR from the coding sequence GTGAATTCGGCTGCCGAGAAGATCGCCATCGCGATCGTGACGTACAACCGATCGACATTCCTCAAGGAGCTCCTCGCGAGCGCCGCGGTCATGCGGACGGCGCCGTTTCGGATCGTGGTGGTCGACAACGCCAGCACCGACGACACGCAGGACGTCATCGCCGCCGCGATGCAGGACTTCCCTGAGGGCGTGCTGGTCAACCACCGCCTCGACACCAACACCGGTGGCTCCGGAGGATTCAGCGAGGGCACCCGGCTCGCGCTCGAGCTGGGCGCCGACTGGGTCTGGCTCATGGACGACGACGTCGAGATCCTGCCCGACGCGATCGAGCAGTTCGCCCCCTGGATGGAGCGCTTCAAGGTCATCCACGGTCGTCGTTACGACTTCGACGGCACCCCGTTCTACTGGCAGGCCCGGTTCAACGAGTTCCTCGGCGTGCCGCTGCCCTACAGCGGAAAGCAGTTCGGCCGCGAGGGCTATGCGATCACCAACTCCGGCACGTTCGAGGGCATGCTCATCCACGCGGACGTCGTGCGCCTGATCGGGCTGCCCGATCCCCGCTTCTTCATCTCCTGGGACGACGCCGCGTACGCGTGGCTCGCCGCCCAGCACACCGACGTCGCGTACGTGGATGCGTTCGTGCTGAAGCGCAAGCGCGAGCAGAAGCAGGTCAACCTGGGCATCCGGCACCTCAACGACGGCAGCCCTCTGTTCCGCTTCCACGTGATCCGCAACCGGGCCTACGTCGGCAAGTACTTCCGCGAGTACGGCAAGCTCAACCGCATCGGCTTCGGTCTCGGCACGGCGCTCACGCTCGCCAAGGAGGTCTTCCGCCTCGTGGTCGTCCAGCACACCCTCAAGGGGCTCGGCGACCTCGCGCGGGGCTTCCGCGCCAACCGCGCGCTGTGGCGGGACAAGTCGTGGCGTCCGATGGATCCCGCGGACGTACCGGCACCATTGAGCCATGACCGCTGA
- a CDS encoding CDP-glycerol glycerophosphotransferase family protein, translated as MASRADSARIGLVHRLRLWAIGRLRRSRLLPSGMPDKLTDEDRLGRPFEQQVMLYFPTTRDSLYQLRPWYHALKALDASHRLVCVFKDSRTAQIVRDETGLDCVTLARYGQLDEILSVSQVKLALYVNHDPINFESLRFTSLVHVYLGHGDSDKGVSVSNQVKAYDLCFLAGQAAVDRTASAVMLYDAPAHSVLIGQPQLDGIAPVVPSPSLDGRPTVLYAPTWEASQPSVSYGSLETHGVALVTALLGTYRVIYRPHPLNGVIRASYAAADAAVRELADRVDTVVPLEQSFADADLLVTDVSAVTLNWLPTGKPMLVTTPPVPYPPSPLMDVVPQLAPGDDVAAIVAEHLTDDPTKAARDALVEHYLGDPRPGVATARFIAACEDAMALRDREWAARQAAGATGP; from the coding sequence ATGGCCTCTAGGGCAGACAGCGCCCGCATCGGGCTCGTCCACCGCCTGCGGCTCTGGGCGATCGGTCGGCTGCGGCGCTCGCGGCTCCTGCCGTCGGGGATGCCGGACAAGCTCACCGACGAGGACCGGCTCGGACGCCCGTTCGAGCAGCAGGTCATGCTCTACTTCCCGACCACGCGCGACAGCCTCTACCAGCTGCGGCCGTGGTATCACGCGCTGAAGGCCCTCGACGCGTCCCACCGGCTGGTGTGCGTCTTCAAGGACTCGCGCACCGCGCAGATCGTGCGCGACGAGACCGGCCTGGACTGCGTGACGCTCGCCCGCTACGGCCAGCTCGACGAGATCTTGTCGGTGTCGCAGGTCAAGCTCGCGCTCTACGTCAACCACGACCCGATCAACTTCGAGAGCCTGCGCTTCACCTCGCTCGTGCACGTCTACCTCGGCCACGGCGACAGCGACAAGGGCGTCTCGGTCTCCAACCAGGTCAAGGCGTACGACCTGTGCTTTCTCGCGGGCCAGGCCGCGGTCGACCGCACGGCCTCGGCCGTGATGCTCTACGACGCCCCGGCGCACAGCGTCCTGATCGGCCAGCCGCAGCTCGACGGGATCGCACCCGTCGTGCCCTCGCCGTCGCTGGACGGCCGCCCGACGGTCCTGTACGCCCCGACGTGGGAGGCCTCGCAGCCCTCGGTGTCGTACGGCTCCCTCGAGACGCACGGGGTCGCGCTGGTCACGGCCCTGCTCGGCACGTACCGCGTGATCTACCGCCCGCACCCGCTCAACGGCGTCATCCGGGCGTCGTACGCGGCAGCCGACGCCGCGGTGCGCGAGCTCGCCGACCGGGTCGACACCGTGGTGCCGCTCGAGCAGTCGTTCGCCGACGCGGACCTGCTCGTGACCGACGTGTCCGCCGTGACCCTCAACTGGCTGCCCACGGGCAAGCCGATGCTGGTCACCACCCCGCCCGTCCCCTACCCGCCCAGCCCGCTCATGGACGTCGTGCCGCAGCTCGCTCCGGGCGACGACGTCGCGGCCATCGTCGCGGAGCACCTGACCGACGACCCGACCAAGGCCGCCCGCGACGCGCTGGTCGAGCACTACCTCGGTGATCCCCGTCCCGGCGTGGCCACCGCCCGCTTCATCGCAGCGTGCGAGGACGCCATGGCACTGCGCGACCGGGAGTGGGCCGCGCGGCAGGCCGCCGGCGCGACCGGGCCCTAG
- a CDS encoding CDP-glycerol glycerophosphotransferase family protein → MVSPVRAAQAVFSRLGHNQELPGLATTVGGLFLAVVSAAVGLDTVALVLLAVSVLGELLLERPRASAAQLLRQGALGVPMRFALRAIVCLVAGRSHLDDPGAWHALLAVSIALAVALCGRALHEEYRRVGPLKPMTTRNIPGSPRIHEAPPQHLLVVVVAQLLVLAPAPLEAPWWLVLALGAVGTAALFWFTWPDVRASWRMRQAKRATGFTGPLRQIQDFLDDYRPEVVVHLSGPETAAYQINTWLESLEALDRRVFIVVRDQPLFAKIAATSIPVLGLRDAGELLMLDFSSSRIALYPSNTGNNIHLLRLPTLMSAFIGHGDSDKSASNNPFSRAYDELWVAGEAGADRYRRSGLGIHEDQYRFVGRPQVHAITREPRLGDEAVPTVLYAPTWEGVNHEQEYSSVSAVGVRVVEALLAAEPPIRVVFKAHPFTGQRDAKYRAVLARIAALLDDAAAATGIDHRVVKGGSINEWFNRATAMVTDISSVVSDFLASEKPYAVFNHTDLDDATFRAEYPSTGAGTTIGRDGRGIGEFIDVVTRAAPDVLAPDRERLATYLLGPHEHRTLESFKAAIDAMIVRSETERGAYRDGTPTSEMPVTDSAEL, encoded by the coding sequence ATGGTCTCGCCCGTTCGTGCTGCTCAGGCCGTGTTCTCCCGACTGGGCCACAATCAGGAGCTGCCGGGCCTGGCGACCACGGTCGGCGGCCTGTTCCTCGCGGTGGTCAGCGCCGCCGTCGGGCTCGACACCGTGGCCCTCGTCCTGCTCGCAGTCTCGGTGCTCGGCGAGCTGCTCCTCGAACGTCCCCGGGCGAGCGCGGCCCAGCTGCTGCGCCAGGGCGCCCTGGGCGTCCCCATGCGGTTCGCGCTGCGCGCGATCGTCTGCCTGGTCGCCGGACGCAGCCACCTCGACGACCCGGGGGCCTGGCACGCACTGCTCGCGGTCAGCATCGCGCTGGCGGTCGCCCTGTGCGGCCGGGCGCTGCACGAGGAGTACCGCCGGGTCGGCCCGCTGAAGCCCATGACGACGCGCAACATCCCCGGCTCCCCTCGCATCCACGAGGCTCCCCCGCAGCACCTGCTCGTGGTCGTGGTCGCCCAGCTGCTGGTGCTCGCGCCGGCCCCCCTCGAGGCACCGTGGTGGCTCGTGCTGGCGCTCGGAGCCGTCGGCACCGCGGCCCTGTTCTGGTTCACCTGGCCGGACGTCCGCGCGTCGTGGCGGATGCGCCAGGCCAAGCGCGCGACCGGGTTCACCGGCCCACTGCGCCAGATCCAGGACTTCCTCGACGACTACCGTCCCGAGGTCGTGGTGCACCTCAGCGGCCCCGAGACCGCGGCGTACCAGATCAACACGTGGCTGGAGAGCCTCGAGGCGCTCGACCGGCGGGTGTTCATCGTCGTGCGCGACCAGCCGCTCTTCGCCAAGATCGCCGCGACCTCGATCCCGGTGCTGGGGCTGCGGGACGCCGGTGAGCTCCTGATGCTCGACTTCTCCTCCTCGCGCATCGCGCTCTACCCGTCCAACACGGGCAACAACATCCACCTCCTGCGTCTGCCGACCCTCATGAGCGCGTTCATCGGCCACGGCGACAGCGACAAGAGCGCCTCGAACAACCCGTTCTCCCGGGCGTACGACGAGCTGTGGGTCGCGGGCGAGGCCGGCGCCGACCGCTACCGGCGCTCCGGACTCGGCATCCACGAGGACCAGTACCGGTTCGTCGGACGCCCGCAGGTGCACGCGATCACGCGGGAGCCGCGCCTCGGCGACGAAGCGGTCCCGACCGTCCTCTACGCACCGACCTGGGAGGGCGTCAACCACGAGCAGGAGTACTCCTCGGTCTCTGCGGTCGGCGTCCGGGTCGTCGAGGCGCTGCTCGCCGCGGAGCCGCCGATCCGGGTCGTGTTCAAGGCCCATCCCTTCACCGGCCAGCGCGATGCGAAGTACCGCGCGGTCCTCGCCCGCATCGCGGCCCTGCTCGACGACGCCGCGGCCGCGACCGGCATCGACCACCGCGTGGTCAAGGGCGGCTCGATCAACGAGTGGTTCAACCGGGCGACCGCGATGGTCACCGACATCTCCAGCGTCGTCAGCGACTTCCTCGCGAGCGAGAAGCCGTACGCGGTCTTCAACCACACCGATCTCGACGACGCGACGTTCCGCGCGGAGTACCCCTCGACCGGTGCGGGCACCACGATCGGCCGCGACGGACGGGGCATCGGTGAGTTCATCGACGTCGTCACCCGCGCCGCTCCCGACGTGCTCGCTCCCGATCGCGAGCGCCTCGCGACGTACCTGCTCGGCCCCCACGAGCACCGCACCCTCGAGTCGTTCAAGGCCGCGATCGACGCGATGATCGTCCGCTCGGAGACCGAGCGAGGCGCGTACCGCGACGGCACGCCGACGAGCGAGATGCCCGTGACGGACTCCGCCGAGCTCTGA
- a CDS encoding potassium channel family protein has protein sequence MAKDRSTSPTRPVIVLGLGRFGTAVARSLVQLGHDVLAVDERADIVQKYASDFTHVVAADTTDTEALRQIGAEQFQVAVVGIGTDIEASVLTVLGLLDLGVKEVWAKAISGKHAAILERVGATHVIRPESQMGKRVAHMVTGTMTDFIEFEGNFAIARTRAPSRASGKTLQEAGLRRDFGVTIVAIKSLGSDFIYAQATTVVSEGDEVIVSGPTTKVEAFCAQP, from the coding sequence TTGGCTAAGGACCGCTCGACCTCACCCACCAGGCCGGTCATCGTGCTGGGCCTGGGCCGCTTCGGCACGGCCGTCGCCCGCTCGCTGGTGCAGCTGGGCCACGACGTGCTGGCCGTCGACGAACGCGCCGACATCGTCCAGAAGTACGCCAGCGACTTCACGCACGTCGTCGCCGCCGACACGACCGACACCGAGGCGCTGCGCCAGATCGGCGCCGAGCAGTTCCAGGTCGCGGTGGTCGGCATCGGCACCGACATCGAGGCAAGCGTGCTGACCGTGCTGGGCCTGCTCGACCTCGGGGTCAAGGAGGTGTGGGCCAAGGCGATCAGCGGCAAGCACGCCGCGATCCTCGAGCGCGTCGGCGCGACCCACGTGATCCGGCCCGAGTCCCAGATGGGCAAGCGCGTCGCGCACATGGTCACCGGCACGATGACCGACTTCATCGAGTTCGAGGGCAACTTCGCGATCGCGCGCACCCGCGCACCGTCCCGGGCGAGCGGCAAGACCCTGCAGGAGGCGGGGCTGCGACGCGACTTCGGCGTGACGATCGTGGCGATCAAGTCCCTCGGCTCGGACTTCATCTACGCCCAGGCGACGACCGTCGTGAGCGAGGGGGACGAAGTCATCGTCTCCGGCCCCACCACCAAGGTCGAGGCCTTCTGCGCCCAGCCCTGA
- a CDS encoding TrkH family potassium uptake protein, which translates to MPRPLRLRIPASIAHPVRLLPLTFFALILVGTLLLLMPFARSGTESPGFMPAFFTSTSAVTVTGLATVDTSTYWSPAGQGIILGLVEIGGLGIVALATVLGLFIGGRLGLRTRLVAQADMHVVNIGEVKPLFRRVAVTMLFFQTVTAVVLTARYRASYFDDLPTALWHGVFDAIMAFNNAGFSLNRDSLVGYAGDGLIIIPIAFAVFVGAIGFPVLAELFTGWRTPSRWTIHTRLTIWGSIGLLVVGALAFLALEWTNPATLGGEGVWHKLVTGIEGGIMPRSGGLNSFDWGAVRPETLNMGTILMFIGGGSASTAGGIKITTFLLLAYVIWAELRGDPEITVGARSIGPRVARTAITIALLAVMLVVTTTFIVMVMTDFAFDQVLFECTSAFATVGLSTGITPDLPTDAQCVIIVLMFVGRVGTIAAAGALVLRRRMPRYHLPEEQPIIG; encoded by the coding sequence GTGCCCCGCCCTCTGAGGCTGCGGATTCCTGCCTCGATCGCGCATCCGGTCCGCCTGCTGCCCCTGACCTTCTTTGCCCTGATCCTCGTGGGGACGCTCCTGCTGCTCATGCCCTTCGCCCGGTCCGGGACGGAGTCGCCGGGGTTCATGCCGGCGTTCTTCACCTCGACGTCCGCGGTGACGGTGACGGGCCTGGCCACCGTCGACACCTCGACGTACTGGTCCCCGGCGGGGCAGGGCATCATCCTCGGGCTCGTGGAGATCGGCGGACTCGGCATCGTCGCGCTCGCGACCGTGCTGGGGCTGTTCATCGGCGGTCGCCTCGGGCTGCGGACCCGACTCGTGGCGCAGGCCGACATGCACGTCGTCAACATCGGCGAGGTCAAGCCGCTGTTCCGTCGCGTCGCGGTCACGATGCTGTTCTTCCAGACCGTCACCGCCGTGGTGCTGACAGCGCGCTACCGCGCGTCGTACTTCGACGATCTGCCCACGGCGCTCTGGCACGGCGTGTTCGACGCGATCATGGCGTTCAACAACGCAGGCTTCTCGCTCAACCGCGACAGCCTGGTGGGCTACGCGGGCGACGGTCTCATCATCATCCCCATCGCGTTCGCGGTGTTCGTCGGCGCGATCGGTTTCCCGGTGCTCGCCGAGCTGTTCACGGGCTGGCGCACCCCGTCACGATGGACGATCCACACCCGGCTCACGATCTGGGGCTCGATCGGCCTGCTCGTCGTGGGTGCGCTGGCCTTCCTCGCGCTGGAGTGGACCAATCCGGCCACGCTGGGCGGGGAGGGGGTCTGGCACAAGCTCGTGACCGGCATCGAGGGCGGCATCATGCCGCGCTCCGGCGGGCTCAACAGCTTCGACTGGGGTGCGGTGCGCCCCGAGACGCTCAACATGGGCACGATCTTGATGTTCATCGGCGGCGGCAGCGCCAGCACCGCGGGCGGCATCAAGATCACGACCTTCCTGCTCCTCGCGTACGTCATCTGGGCCGAGCTGCGTGGCGACCCCGAGATCACGGTCGGCGCCCGGTCGATCGGGCCGCGCGTCGCGCGTACCGCCATCACGATCGCGCTGCTCGCGGTGATGCTGGTCGTCACGACGACGTTCATCGTGATGGTGATGACCGACTTCGCATTCGACCAGGTCCTGTTCGAGTGCACGTCCGCCTTCGCGACGGTGGGTCTGAGCACCGGGATCACTCCAGATCTGCCGACCGACGCACAATGCGTCATCATCGTGCTCATGTTCGTCGGCCGTGTCGGTACGATCGCGGCGGCGGGCGCACTCGTGCTACGTCGCAGGATGCCGCGGTACCACCTTCCCGAGGAGCAACCGATCATTGGCTAA
- a CDS encoding phosphatase PAP2 family protein has product MTTEIAAPRTTPWTWRGPALLVYAVLFALGVVLIGVPTDPFQLFVWLWLATIAYNVRAPWRHHLAFPRDWWPAFALLVLYLYSRGLSDEVISMPVHWTMPIRFDEWLGGGTLPTQHLQDALCASPCTSSTPPRWYDEVLTTVYFTHFVAGLTLAVVLWLRDRAMWVPWMRRYVVINFAALVIYVLYPMAPPWLAAKEGYIAERLPRLTGRGWDDLGLGGFHVVLAKVGNPVAAMPSLHGGLAMLIALYGIARLRSAWRWILLVYPVLMGIALVYYAEHYVIDILAGWALAGLVMIGCAVWESRRSGGDAPSRQPDVQSPQQDR; this is encoded by the coding sequence GTGACGACCGAGATCGCCGCGCCCCGGACCACGCCGTGGACCTGGCGGGGGCCGGCCCTCCTGGTGTACGCCGTGCTGTTCGCCCTGGGCGTCGTGCTGATCGGCGTGCCGACCGATCCGTTCCAGCTGTTCGTGTGGCTCTGGCTGGCGACCATCGCGTACAACGTCCGCGCTCCCTGGCGACATCACCTCGCGTTCCCCCGCGACTGGTGGCCCGCGTTCGCGCTTCTCGTGCTCTATCTCTACAGCCGTGGCCTGTCCGACGAGGTCATCTCGATGCCCGTCCACTGGACGATGCCGATCCGCTTCGATGAGTGGCTGGGCGGCGGGACGCTGCCCACCCAGCACCTCCAGGACGCCCTGTGCGCTTCCCCGTGCACCAGCAGCACGCCGCCGCGGTGGTACGACGAGGTGCTCACGACCGTCTACTTCACCCACTTCGTCGCGGGGCTGACCCTCGCCGTGGTCCTGTGGCTGCGGGACCGGGCGATGTGGGTGCCGTGGATGCGGCGCTACGTCGTGATCAACTTCGCCGCCCTGGTCATCTACGTCCTCTACCCGATGGCGCCGCCGTGGCTGGCCGCCAAGGAGGGCTACATCGCCGAGCGGCTGCCGCGGCTCACCGGGCGCGGCTGGGACGACCTGGGGCTCGGTGGCTTCCACGTCGTGCTCGCGAAGGTCGGCAACCCGGTCGCCGCGATGCCCTCGTTGCACGGTGGGCTGGCCATGCTGATCGCGCTGTACGGCATCGCGCGGCTGCGAAGCGCGTGGCGCTGGATCCTCCTGGTGTACCCCGTGCTGATGGGCATCGCACTCGTCTACTACGCCGAGCACTACGTGATCGACATCCTCGCGGGGTGGGCCCTGGCAGGTCTCGTGATGATCGGGTGCGCAGTGTGGGAGTCGCGCCGCAGCGGTGGCGACGCGCCGTCGAGACAGCCTGACGTGCAGTCGCCCCAGCAGGACCGATAA
- the glf gene encoding UDP-galactopyranose mutase gives MTADLLIVGSGFFGLTIADRCARELGLKVQIIDRRDHLGGNAYSEIDPETGIEVHRYGAHLFHTSNQRVWEYVNRFTTFTPYQHRVYTTYRGEVFPLPINLGTINQFQRAAYSPDEARAWVAEQAAMITGEPANLEEKAISLIGEPLYEAFIKGYTAKQWQTDPRELGADIISRLPVRYTYDNRYFSDTYEGLPTDGYTAWLERMADHDNITVTLEADFFDETQPFNKKACVGVTPVVYTGPVDRYFDHAHGDLSWRTLDFETEVLATGDFQGTPVMNYADPDIAYTRIHEFRHFHPEREHPADKTVIMREFSRFAGTGDEPYYPVNTPQDRERLLAYRELARGEKNVLFGGRLGTYQYLDMHMAIGSALSMFDNKLAPYFRDGAALDDHGL, from the coding sequence ATGACCGCTGACCTCCTGATCGTCGGCTCGGGCTTCTTCGGCCTGACGATCGCCGACCGATGTGCGCGTGAGCTGGGCCTGAAGGTCCAGATCATCGATCGCCGCGACCACCTGGGCGGCAACGCCTACTCCGAGATCGATCCCGAGACCGGCATCGAGGTCCACCGCTACGGGGCGCACCTGTTCCACACCTCCAACCAGCGGGTGTGGGAGTACGTCAACCGGTTCACGACGTTCACGCCCTATCAGCACCGCGTCTACACGACGTACCGCGGCGAGGTGTTCCCGCTGCCGATCAACCTCGGCACGATCAACCAGTTCCAGCGCGCCGCGTACTCCCCCGACGAGGCCCGCGCGTGGGTCGCCGAGCAGGCCGCGATGATCACCGGCGAGCCGGCGAACCTCGAGGAGAAGGCGATCTCGCTGATCGGTGAGCCGCTGTACGAGGCGTTCATCAAGGGCTACACCGCCAAGCAGTGGCAGACCGATCCCCGTGAGCTCGGCGCCGACATCATCAGCCGCCTGCCGGTGCGCTACACGTACGACAACCGCTACTTCTCCGACACCTACGAGGGTCTGCCCACCGACGGCTACACCGCGTGGCTGGAGCGGATGGCCGATCACGACAACATCACCGTGACTCTCGAGGCCGACTTCTTCGACGAGACGCAACCTTTCAACAAGAAGGCATGCGTCGGGGTGACCCCTGTCGTGTACACGGGCCCGGTCGACCGCTACTTCGATCACGCCCACGGCGACCTGTCGTGGCGCACCCTGGATTTTGAGACCGAGGTGCTGGCGACCGGCGACTTCCAGGGCACCCCGGTGATGAACTACGCCGACCCCGACATCGCGTACACCCGCATCCACGAGTTCCGCCACTTCCACCCCGAGCGTGAGCACCCGGCCGACAAGACCGTGATCATGCGCGAGTTCAGCCGCTTCGCCGGCACCGGCGACGAGCCCTACTACCCGGTCAACACCCCCCAGGACCGCGAACGGCTCCTGGCCTACCGCGAGCTGGCCCGCGGCGAGAAGAACGTGCTGTTCGGCGGACGTCTCGGCACCTACCAGTACCTCGACATGCACATGGCCATCGGCTCGGCGCTCAGCATGTTCGACAACAAGCTCGCACCGTACTTCCGCGACGGCGCCGCACTCGACGACCATGGCCTCTAG